The Actinomycetota bacterium genome has a window encoding:
- the extP gene encoding selenite/tellurite reduction operon b-type cytochrome ExtP, whose amino-acid sequence MAKRFRPRKPDLTQVPENLDRKIRDSQFWKAVFRPGSPFRRGYQDNPRNRAMVMVNNILYHLHPVKVKRHSVRFSYTLCLGGLSFFLFVVLTLTGIFLMFYYRPTDPQAWQDVRDLHTNVNLGLLMRNMHRWGAHLMVFTVFLHMARVFYTGAYKPPREFNWIIGVMLLLITLLLSFTGYLLPWDQLALWAVTVGTNLGGFAPLIGKQVNFVLLGGVEISGNTLLRWYVLHVLFFPFVIVLLMSVHFWRVRKDGFSGPL is encoded by the coding sequence GTGGCCAAGAGGTTTCGTCCCCGGAAGCCCGACCTGACCCAGGTTCCCGAGAACCTGGACCGCAAGATCCGCGACAGCCAGTTCTGGAAGGCCGTCTTCCGGCCCGGCTCCCCGTTCCGCCGCGGCTACCAGGACAACCCGCGCAACCGCGCGATGGTCATGGTCAACAACATCCTGTACCACCTGCACCCGGTGAAGGTGAAGCGCCACTCCGTGCGCTTCAGCTACACCCTGTGCCTCGGCGGGCTGTCGTTCTTTTTGTTCGTGGTCCTGACGCTCACCGGGATCTTCCTGATGTTCTACTACCGGCCCACCGACCCCCAGGCCTGGCAGGACGTCCGGGACCTGCACACCAACGTCAACCTCGGCCTTCTCATGCGCAACATGCACCGGTGGGGCGCGCACCTGATGGTCTTCACGGTGTTCCTGCACATGGCCCGCGTCTTCTACACGGGCGCGTACAAGCCGCCGCGGGAGTTCAACTGGATCATCGGCGTGATGCTGCTGCTGATCACTCTGCTGTTGTCGTTCACGGGCTACCTGCTGCCCTGGGACCAGCTGGCGCTGTGGGCGGTGACCGTGGGCACCAACCTCGGGGGGTTTGCTCCCCTGATCGGAAAGCAGGTCAACTTCGTGCTGCTCGGAGGGGTCGAAATCTCAGGCAACACCCTGCTGCGCTGGTACGTGCTGCACGTGCTGTTCTTTCCGTTCGTGATCGTGCTTCTGATGTCCGTTCATTTCTGGCGGGTCCGCAAGGACGGGTTCTCGGGACCCCTGTAG
- a CDS encoding 4Fe-4S dicluster domain-containing protein, translating into MSDAPVRDAGEHFDIAVLDAEDMQRAKGAKKYLGFIPELCIVCGACVDHCPWHCLFMVDSSAVEGEASALIVDDAIKTDKPRVIFWVDDVECTRCNICVERCPTDAITMDKIVKPKADSRNRHLGTT; encoded by the coding sequence GTGAGTGACGCGCCCGTCCGCGACGCAGGCGAGCACTTCGACATCGCCGTCCTGGATGCCGAGGACATGCAGCGCGCCAAAGGCGCCAAGAAGTACCTCGGCTTCATCCCGGAACTGTGCATCGTCTGCGGGGCCTGCGTCGACCACTGCCCCTGGCACTGCCTGTTCATGGTCGACTCGTCGGCCGTCGAAGGCGAGGCGTCCGCCCTCATCGTCGACGACGCCATCAAGACCGACAAGCCGCGCGTCATCTTCTGGGTTGACGACGTGGAGTGCACGCGGTGCAACATCTGCGTCGAGCGCTGCCCCACGGACGCGATCACGATGGACAAGATCGTGAAGCCCAAGGCCGACTCGCGAAATCGGCACCTCGGCACCACTTAA
- a CDS encoding heme lyase CcmF/NrfE family subunit: protein MSGRWLIFLGCGFAAFASVAAPASLRRSPAGWTVGRHELLDSSRRAMAASAACFTIAAGLLWYALFTRDFSLAYVAETTSRATQPWYTLSAFWSGMDGSLLLWCWIAATFSAVFAARPSARSWLPWALPVLGVTVVFFGLVTAIGENPFRQLDATLADGRGLNPLLQSPGMMIHPPLLYAGLVGLTVPFAVAVAALASGRTGGDWLRTVRTWALVPWLALGAGMVIGGAWAYTELGWGGYWGWDPVENAALLPWLALTAFLHSATIQERRGMLKVWNLFLVVLAADLAVFGTFLTRSGLLSSVHTFAESPVGRWFFLFLALQTAAGAVLIIWRLPSLRSDNRLDAPLSKESLFLVNNLLFVAAAFVILWGTVLPLLTEAATGTRLSVGPPFFNRVMSPLGALLMLLAAVGPVVPWRRGSARAVAHRMRLPAAVSAVGGTAAGALSRNALFGLLCALAALAAASGVQELVRGAGRPGAGRSWRNLARNPRRYGGYFVHIGVAVMFVGFAGSLMRAQTEVSVRVGDRFAFAGYDFHYRDLQAHRAPDKDVNLAVLDVHRGGRRVATLRPQLNIHANFDQPQSEIAIRTTPAADLYVILAGTLDDEDRSVFRIHHNPLVMWVWVGTLLSVLGGLFALLARRRRDPYAGRAAQAPVRAAAEPAGAGRWT from the coding sequence ATGTCCGGACGCTGGCTGATTTTTCTCGGCTGCGGGTTCGCAGCTTTCGCGTCGGTCGCGGCTCCCGCGTCGCTGCGGCGCTCCCCCGCCGGTTGGACGGTGGGACGGCACGAGCTGCTGGACAGCTCCCGCAGGGCGATGGCCGCCTCCGCTGCCTGCTTCACGATCGCCGCCGGACTGCTGTGGTACGCGCTTTTCACGCGCGACTTCTCGCTGGCATACGTCGCCGAGACGACCAGCCGGGCGACGCAGCCGTGGTACACGCTGTCGGCTTTCTGGTCGGGCATGGACGGCTCGCTGCTCCTGTGGTGCTGGATCGCCGCCACGTTCTCGGCCGTATTCGCGGCGCGCCCCTCGGCCCGGAGCTGGCTGCCCTGGGCGCTTCCTGTGCTGGGGGTCACGGTGGTGTTCTTCGGACTGGTCACGGCCATCGGGGAGAACCCGTTCAGGCAGCTGGACGCCACGCTTGCGGACGGACGCGGGCTCAACCCCCTTCTTCAGTCGCCGGGGATGATGATCCATCCGCCGCTCCTCTACGCCGGACTGGTCGGCCTGACGGTCCCTTTCGCCGTGGCCGTCGCCGCGCTCGCGTCCGGACGCACCGGCGGCGACTGGCTGCGGACCGTCCGTACGTGGGCGCTGGTCCCGTGGCTCGCGCTGGGGGCCGGGATGGTCATCGGCGGCGCCTGGGCCTACACGGAGCTGGGCTGGGGCGGCTACTGGGGCTGGGACCCCGTCGAGAACGCGGCCCTGCTGCCGTGGCTGGCGCTCACGGCGTTCCTGCACTCGGCCACCATCCAGGAGCGCCGCGGGATGCTGAAGGTCTGGAACCTGTTCCTGGTCGTCCTGGCAGCGGACCTCGCCGTCTTCGGGACGTTCCTCACCCGGTCCGGACTGCTGTCGTCGGTGCACACGTTCGCCGAGTCGCCGGTCGGACGCTGGTTCTTCCTGTTTCTCGCCCTGCAGACGGCGGCCGGCGCGGTGCTGATCATCTGGCGGCTGCCTTCGCTGCGCTCCGACAACAGGCTCGACGCCCCGCTGTCCAAGGAGTCGCTGTTCCTGGTCAACAACCTGCTGTTCGTCGCGGCGGCATTCGTGATCCTGTGGGGGACGGTCCTGCCGCTGCTCACCGAGGCGGCCACCGGAACCAGGCTGTCCGTCGGGCCCCCGTTCTTCAACCGGGTGATGTCTCCGCTCGGCGCGCTGCTGATGCTGCTGGCGGCGGTCGGTCCGGTCGTGCCGTGGCGGCGCGGGTCGGCGCGCGCCGTGGCGCACCGGATGCGGTTGCCGGCTGCCGTGTCGGCTGTGGGGGGGACCGCCGCGGGGGCTCTGTCGCGCAACGCGCTGTTCGGGCTGCTGTGCGCGCTGGCCGCGCTCGCCGCGGCCTCGGGCGTTCAGGAGCTCGTCCGGGGGGCCGGCCGGCCCGGCGCAGGAAGATCGTGGCGCAACCTCGCGCGCAACCCGCGACGCTACGGCGGCTACTTCGTCCACATCGGGGTGGCCGTGATGTTCGTCGGGTTCGCCGGCAGCCTGATGCGCGCCCAGACCGAGGTCTCGGTGCGGGTCGGGGACCGCTTCGCCTTCGCCGGCTACGACTTCCATTACCGGGACCTGCAGGCCCACCGGGCCCCCGACAAGGACGTGAACCTGGCCGTCCTGGACGTCCACAGGGGCGGACGTCGCGTCGCCACCCTACGACCGCAGCTGAACATCCACGCCAACTTCGACCAGCCTCAGTCGGAGATCGCCATCCGGACGACGCCCGCCGCGGACCTCTACGTGATCCTGGCCGGCACTCTGGACGACGAGGACCGCTCGGTGTTCCGCATCCACCACAACCCCCTGGTGATGTGGGTCTGGGTGGGGACGCTGCTGTCGGTGCTGGGCGGACTGTTCGCGCTGCTCGCCCGGCGTCGCCGTGACCCGTACGCAGGCCGCGCCGCTCAGGCGCCCGTGCGGGCGGCCGCCGAACCCGCCGGAGCCGGACGATGGACCTGA
- a CDS encoding cytochrome c maturation protein CcmE, producing MTGPQQAAPTPAAGPDPAASNARSARARRLRWTAGIALILAGVGSLAAWSIASPGAVSYFVTPSDLQSKPEPGSRSLRLGGRVAGGSLDRSGSSVAFVVTDGRHSVPVRYHGEVPDTLKESTDVVADGRLDASGTLVASRIMAKCSSKFVPEEEREARAKVRAAGG from the coding sequence GTGACCGGACCCCAGCAAGCAGCCCCCACCCCGGCGGCCGGACCCGATCCGGCGGCCTCGAATGCGCGATCCGCCAGAGCCCGCCGCCTGCGCTGGACCGCCGGCATCGCTCTCATCCTGGCCGGCGTTGGATCTCTCGCCGCCTGGTCGATCGCGTCGCCGGGCGCCGTGTCGTACTTCGTGACCCCCAGCGACCTTCAGTCAAAGCCCGAGCCTGGGTCGCGCTCGCTTCGCCTCGGCGGACGCGTGGCCGGGGGGTCGCTTGACCGCAGCGGCTCGTCCGTGGCGTTCGTCGTCACCGACGGCCGCCACAGCGTCCCCGTCCGCTACCACGGCGAGGTGCCGGACACGCTCAAGGAGTCCACGGACGTCGTCGCCGACGGACGCCTGGACGCCTCGGGCACCCTGGTCGCGAGCCGCATCATGGCCAAGTGCTCCTCGAAGTTCGTCCCTGAGGAGGAGCGCGAGGCCCGCGCCAAGGTGCGGGCCGCCGGCGGCTGA
- a CDS encoding LapA family protein, which produces MPDSVAALGAGFLVAWLAMSAYLIRLWRKQRRISERIDALEREHPGPSR; this is translated from the coding sequence GTGCCTGATTCCGTCGCCGCGCTCGGCGCTGGCTTCCTTGTGGCGTGGCTGGCGATGTCGGCGTACCTCATCCGGCTGTGGCGTAAGCAGCGCCGGATCTCCGAACGCATAGACGCCCTGGAGCGGGAGCACCCCGGACCCAGCCGGTAG